GCAGAAAATGAAAAACAACCATCGGTTCAGCCAATAAATGATAGAAAAAAATTAAACCTTGACGGTGCGATATTTGCTGATGCCATATCAAGAAGGCCTATTGTGTTAGTTGGCGATGTTGGTGTTGGAAAAACTTCATTTATCAAAAATTTAATACATAACAGCGCATCTAGTGAATTTAAAAAAGCCATCTACATCTACATAGATTTAGGTTCAAAAGCCACTTTAAATACAGATATCAAAAACCTCATTCTAAACGAAATTTGCTCCCAGCTTTACTCTAAGTATGATGTTGATATTGAAGAGTCTAGCTTTATAAAACGATTGTATGTAGAAGAAATAAGGAAGTTTGAAAGAGGCATCTATGGAGAGATGAAAGAAAGCAATCCTGTAGCATATAAAGAAAAACTTATAGATAAGTTATTTATGCTGCAAAGTGATAAAAACCAGCACACTCAAAAATCTGTTGCATTTATTTCAAAAGAACATAAAAAACAAATAATCATTTGTATTGATAATGCAGACCAAAGAAACTTTGATGTTCAGCAAGATGCTTTCATTATTTCTCAAGAATTATCTAAAGAATGGAGTGCTATAGTTTTCCTTTCAGTTAGGCCCCAAACATTTTATAAGTCAAAACATTCTGGTGCATTAAATGCATATCCACACAAGATATTTACAATATCCCCACCTCGAGTGGATGAGATGATTTCAAAAAGATTGAGGTACGCAGTAAGGCTAGCGAGAGGAGAAGAGGTTTCTCCATTGAATAATGCTAATGTAACCTCCGAGAATTTGGCTTTATTTTTAGAAGTACTTATATCTTCATTGCAAAAAAATAAAGAAATTAATGAGTTTTTGGATAATATTACAGGCGGAAACATACGTAAAGTCATAGAGTTTGTAACTGGATTTATTGGATCTCCAAATATAGATGCGGAAAAAATTATAGATATACAAGAAGAGCAAGGTAGATACATTATCCCAATTCATGAGTTCACCAAACAAGCTTTGCTTGGTGACTATTCACATTATAGTCGAGAAACATCATCTTCGATGAATGTATTAGACCTTAGTACACCAGATCAGAAAGAGCATTTTTTAGTGCCGCTAATTATAAGCTACTTGAGCTTCCAAGGTGATCACTTAGATAAGAATAGCTTTTGTAGATACACGAATATAATAGAAGAATTTCAAGCGTCAGGGTTCACTCCGAAACAGGTAGATGATGCTCTCAGGAGAACCACAAACAGAAAATTGATAGAAACCTCTCTGAGGGTGACGTTCGAAGAGGACGAAGATAAGGTGTTAATTGGTGATATGCCAGATAGCTTTAGGATAACAACGATAGGTGCTTATCATATTAAAAAATGGCTAGGTGATTTTGCATATTTGGATGCAATGCTTTTTGATACACCAATCTTAGTTTCGAGTGTTAGAGAGGCAATTTCAACAAATTTATCATCAATGGAAATAAAAGATCGATACCTCAGGGCATTAGAGTTTAAGAAATATTTATTGCAGTCTTGGAAACAATTTATAAGAGCTCCATCGTACTTTAACTTTGAAGAAATTTGTGAAGAGCAAAGTAGCGGCTTTGAAAGAGTAAAACAGCACTTAATTAATGTAAAAAAAATGAAGCCTAATGAGCTAGCTTAATGGACAATAAAAAAGCCTGTTTAACAGGCTTTTTTATTAAGATTTAACCATGCGAGATATCCATTTTTATTGAAAATAAAAATAAAAATTATGCCAGAGCAGCGTAATATCAAAACATTTACTTTGCAAGTAAATGTGATTAAAAATTGATATTGCTCAAAATGACATTTTTAAAGATAGAAAGCAAAATGGTTACTATCATGTACTTCTGGGATAAAAAGGGAAAAGCTGCGACTTTACTTTGAGGAAACTAACCTGCTTCGGCAGGTTTTTTGTTTGCTTCAGTTTGCACTCCAACATCGATGACACTTGGTGGATAGCTAGCCCGTCCTTGGGCTGGGTGGTTATTTTTATAGGGAATAATAGTCAAACTTTGAGAGTAAATAATCAGCCTCTTCATTAGTTATACAATCACCAACAATAGACATAAATTTATCTTTATCTTTAATTGACCAAAAACTTTCAAACGCAGAACGTACTTCTCTTAGCTTATCATCGGATATTTTAGACGTAATACTATGTGCTTTATAATACTGAGAATGCCTAGCCGTTGGGTCAAGTGATGTTATAGGTGAGTTGATTGGAGTTATATTGCAATATGGAGTTATGTACTTTCTGTACATATCCTCTGCAAATTTAACTGCAACGCCTTCATCTAGTCGTTGCACTTCGTTCTTAAGATTCCCTGTAGCAGGGCTTAGGAGGTGAATGCACTCGTGGCACAATTCATAGAAAACTGATTCCCAAGAAGTGCAAGCATTACAAGAAATCATACATGATGGTGTTCTTGTGGTAACAAGCGAAACATTAGCTCAATTATATGGGACGCAGGTGAACAATATAAAAGTTAATTATTCACGCAATGCTAATCGTTTTATTGAAGGGAAACATTATTTCCTTGTACAAGGCGATGAATTAAAAGAGCTAAAGGACTTACCATCTTTAAGAGGGTTAGTTGATAAACACACTCCAAAGTTAACATTATGGACTGAGCGCGGAGCATCACGCCACGCTAAAATGTTAGAGACAGACCAAGCTTGGGATTACTTCGAACTACTAGAAGAAACTTATTTTACATCACGTAAAAATTCTGGCTTGCCTGTTAACTATATTGAAGCTTTGGAAAACTTACTTCAGTCTGAGAAAGAGAAGGCTGTCATTGCAGCTGAACGTGACCATGCAGTAGAAACAAAAGCATGGATTGGACATAAGCGCGAAGCTACAGCAATGGACACTGCATCAAAGGCAGTGCGTGAAAAGAACGCTTTAGCGGCTAAGATTGGCGAAAGTAAAAAACATGCCACGGTTTTATCTGTAGAGAAGAAGCTAGACAAAAAGTTTAAATGGCATCCATTGCGTAAATGGTGTTTAGAAAATAACGTCACACCAATGGAAGTACATGACGACAGGTACGGTTCAGTAAAATCATGGCCTGCCGAAGCATGGAAAGCTGTTCACGGTGTCGAACTAGCCAAACTGTTCTAGCCACATAGCCCAAGGACGGGCTTGTACATTACCAAGTAGGTATTATTGTGTATGTATACAGTGTTTTTGCAAGGTAAGTTAACTAGTAAATTGGAAATAGATGAGGCGGTATTGATTTTCTTGGTTACTCATAAAAATCTAAAATGAGAGGCTGAGGCTTTTTTTTTATTGAATGTATAAAGATAAAAAGATACATTATTGTATAATTGACTGTCAATTTAAGGCTTAAGATGAAAAAATATATTTTAAAAAACTCTCCTTTGATTATGGTGATTTTCGACCTAAGATTCAGCGCAATCTTAGATGAAATACTTAATAATGGTATTGGCGAATTTAAAATGGCACTGTATAAGCTTGGGTATACAATGCAAGAAGAGACGATGATTAATAGTGTTGATGCTAGTCCTAGTAAAATTCAAGGGTTTGAATTTAAAATGGACACAAAAAAAAGATGGGATTTTATAACTATTAATAGAGATGCAGGTGTTGTTTTAACTGATTCAGGCTTATGTTTGCGTGTTACAAATTATAAATCTTTTGAAAACTTTCAAAGCGAGTGGGTAAAAGTATTAAAGTCATTTTTAGTTTGCTTTCCTGATGCAGTAAATGCTGGAATTAAAAGAGTTGGTTTAAGATATGTGGATGTATTCTTTCCCCACAAAGGCCGGCCATATTCTGACTTAATAGCTGAAAAATTCCTGAGTGAACATCAAAGAAATTTAAGTAACAATCAAGATTCACTTCATTTTAATATTCATAAACAGGATACAAAGCATGGAGTACTTAACTCTATTCTAGAAGAGAGATACCCAATAAATGGAGCATTCAATGTTTTTCCTGAAAATTTAATGGACCCAGACCAGCTAAGTATGACTTTACCACCAAAGCCGTTTTGGGAAGAGAATGCAACATTAGGTAAATACGCGATTTTAGACATAGACCATGCGTGGAAGTGTAAAGAGCAAACAATAAATCTCTCAGAAGAGAATGTATTGGACAAATTAACTAGCTTGCATAGTGATAGCTCATCTCTTTTTTGGGATTATTTGAGTGAATTTGCAGATGCTGCTTGGGAAAAACACTCAATTTCTTAATGCTTGGAGGGGATATGATAATCCAATCAAATTCATGCAAAAAAGGGCTGATTACATCTATATTAGGGGTAGGTGCAATCATTCTGTCTTCATCAATTTCTGCTGGTGAATTAGAAAGTAATTATAGTCACATGTCTGTAGAGGTCGCCGATAAAAATGCAAAATGGAATAGGCTAATTCAAGCAGAAAGTGGCAGCTTTGCCCCTATACGCTCCAATGAAGCAGATGAGTCAACATTGAGTGCGTCAGAAATGATTTCGACCGTTTTCTCTAGCCTAGGAGTTAGAGTTTCGGACTTAGAAGATGTTTTGAAGGTAAAAAGAGCTACCTTGTATAATTGGAAGAATGATGGTGACGTAAAATCAGATGAGAATATAAAAAGGTTAAAGTTAGTATACTCAATAGCAAATGAAATTAGTGAGTTTAGCGCCAAGCCTTTTGGCCGTCTGGCTAAAACACATTTGTATCATGGGAAAAGCTATTTAGAGAGATTGAGTGAAGATCAATTAGACACAAAATTAATTATTGAACACGCTAAAATATTGAGCGATATAGTAGTTGCAAGAAGGGTTGCAGGCAAAAAAACAGCTCATGCCATGAATGATATAGTGAATATATCAGGAGAGCTTGCGCCTTATGAGTGAAATTGAAAAGTTACGATCGAAGATTCTGAATAATAACTGGTTACAAGGAAGTGTAATTGATTGTTATACGCTTAAAGAAGCAGCTGCGAAGATCACCGATAGTAACATAGATGACTTTATTTTGGGCATAGAGGAAAGAGAGCAGTACTGTGTTGTTGTTATAAGTATGAGCTGTGATGTTGTTTATGGTAACTGCGATGCTCTACCTAATGTTGAGTGCTACATAAGTCCTGTAAAAAATGGAACCGCAAGAAATGAGAATATAGCCGATCCAAGAAGGATGGTGTTGAACCACAATGGAAAGAAACTTGAATTGGATATGGCAAAGAAAATATCTATTGATAGACGAATACTAGCAATAGTAGGCCCTGACTCTCAATTGGCTGGGAATGCAATTAATTCAATTATTAGATGGACTGTTTCACAATATAATAGACTAGGATTGCCTGAATCGTTAGTGCGCAGAATAGGTAATATATTAAGAGATAAGGATTTTTGTCGTTGGCTTTCTGAAAACTCAAATGTAATAGAAGGCATCTTTATTGAGCTACCAACTTTAAAAGAACTAGATGATGAAGAAGTTTATGAAATTGGGTTTGTTTGTTTAGCTGACTGCTCTGGACAAGAAGCCATTGAACTAGATGAATTAGAAAAAGAATTCTATGATGTATTTTTAACAAAATTGGATAAGATTGAAACGATTAAATTACTGAACCATACGGATTATAGTGATCAAGATATAAGTGCCGTGATAGCAACTGATGACTTTACATATGATATGCTAAAAAGATTTCGTCGTTATCATTTAGATCATTACTCATTAGATTCTGGCAAAAATGAAAATTTGGTGGTAGCTTGATATTATACTTGCTAAAAACCCACTCCGGTGGGTTTTTTATTGCCTGAAATCAGGCGGATGACCCAACTACATAAATAAAATTTACCTTGATTTACATTTATTCGTGCGTAACATAAGAAAAAATTAACTATTGTGGTGGGATGATGTGTAACTTTAAAAGTCAATATCCTAGTGAAGTTGAAGTGGATGTTAAAATAAAAGAAAAAAATGTGCTTAAGACTCTTATAAGCATCGCTGGTATGTATATAGGAACAACATTATTAACTTTTTCCATTGCATTCGTTGCTCCTTTTCTTATAACCCAAGTTTTTGGTGGCGGCGTAAGTGCGTATGAAAAACCAGCACTAATAGCAAGTATAATTACCTTTATATTCGTAAAAATATTGGATTTATACTTACTTAGTGATAAATATCAAAATAGCACTCTAAAAAATAGAGTGAGAATTTTAATTGTTCAGTATGGGCTAGATATAGTTACACCTATGTGCTTCATCGTAGGATTTTTAGGGTATTCAACATGGTGGTATGTGGTAGTTGGGGTAGTGTCATCCGCTATTATGGGTATTTCTTATGGACGTAAATTAGCGACTACTAATTAAAGTTTGTACGTCTATTCATTTTGTTATTTCAGTATGATGTATGAACGCTTTATATACCTCTTAACTGAGGTCTTTTGCGTTCAATTGCTACAACTATTTGCTAATATTCAATCATTGATAATTAAGAGGTATTGATGATGAAAAGAATATTATTAGGGCTATTGCTTTGTTCTGTTGGGTTTGGAGTTGCAGCTAGCGATGAAGATAAAGAAATAAAAGTCATTGAGCATGCGAAGCAAGAGGCGTGTAAAGGCGATAAAAATTGCGAAAAATATTTCGTTGACGCTATAGGAATATCAGCGATGGTAGCGCGTTATCATGGAGAGTGCATTGTTGATAAAGATACATCAGAACAATGCAAGGATGCCGAAAAGCTATATAGGCATATTATGAATAAATATGAGAGCAATGGCTAACTACCAAAATAAACATAACCACCCACGGGTGGTTTTTTTTCGACTGGAGAAAGGTAAATGACAGATATTGCAACGATTTCGCTCAAGGCTGATACCTCAGATTTAGAGAGAGGGACACAGAAACTAAAAGAATTTGGTAGTGCTGCCGAAAAAGTTAATAGTTCGACAGAAGATTTAAATGAACAAATGAATAAGGGCGTTAGTCATCAAAAGAAAATATCTGATGCAGTAAAGAGGCAAAGGAAGGATTTTGATGACCTGCTAGATTCTATAAACCCGACTAACAAAGCATTTCAAAAATTAGACGAGTGGCAAGCTAAATTAGCTAGCGCTGGCAAAAAAGGACTTTACCTCAGTGACGAACTTTCAACATACAACAAGATACTCGATCAGACTAGAGATAAATTAATACGAGTTGAGATGTCTCTTACTGCTGAAGGGCAGGCGTTGTTAGCTCAAGAGGCTGCGACAAATAGAGCAAAGCAGGCTGCGGATGATTTCCTTAATTCATTAAAAAATCAGACCGATATTCTTGGAAAGACAAGAACTGAAATTCTTGAACTGAAAGCAGCTCAAATGGGCGTTTCGCAACAAGCAGCTCCAATGATAGCCAAACTGAAAGAACAAGAAAAAGCTTTCATGAATGGCTCTGTGACGATCGGGCAATACAAGCAAGCAATGCGACAGCTTCCAATGCAAATGACCGACATTGTGACATCGCTTGCATCTGGAATGCCAGTATGGATGGTAATGATTCAACAGGGCGGACAGATAAAGGACTCGTTTGGTGGCGTAGGTAACTCACTGAAAGCTTTGACATCGCTTATTACCCCGGCAAGAGTTGCAATGCTTGGGTTTTCTGGCGCTGCGGCAGCTGTTGCGATAGCCGCATATCAAGGGTCTAAAGAGTTTGGTGAATTCAACAAGCAGATTATTCTAACTGGAGGATACGCAGGGAAAACGGCATCACAACTTGATGCTTTAGCTAGAAGCCTATCTGGGAATGGCATCACGCAACATAGTATGGCAGATGCAATTTCGAAAGTGGTTGGGTCTGGCTCATTTTCTGGCGGCGTTGTTGATATGGTGTCAAAAACAGCAACTGCGATGGAGAAGGCAGTTGGCCAATCAGTAGATGAAACAATTAAACAATTTCAAAAGCTGAAAGATGACCCTGTGAGAGCTGTGACTGAATTAGATAAGTCTCTTCATTTTTTAACTGCCACTCAGCTAGAGCAAATAATGACACTGCAAGAGCAAGGCAAAGAGCAGGATGCCGCTAAGATAGCTATGGAGTCATACGCTAATGCCATGCAAGACCGCAGTAAGCAAATTAAAGATAATTTAGGGTCTCTTGAGTCCGCATGGGAAGGCGTGAAGGAAATGGCAAGCGGAGCATGGGATGCGATGCTAAATATTGGTCGAGAAAGAACGTTAGACCAGCAAATTAGAGAGTATGAAGAAAAGCTTGTTGAGTTTCAGGTAAATGTAGCCTCAAAAGGAATACACTTCAACAATACAGGCCAAACAGCTGACGACTTGCGTTATGAACTAGGGATACTTAAAGAGAAAAAATACCAGCGTGATATTGAGTCCGCAAGGGAAAATGGTGAAAGGTTAAGGGATGAAAAGGAGAAGGAAAGACTAAGAACTAGAGATGATTTGCAAAACAAGTACGCCAATAAAAAAATGCGCAGAGAAATTGACTATGCAAATCTAGAATCAAAAAAATGGGCGCTGACAAAAGAAGAGTATGAAGCCTATAAAAAAGAAATAGGCAGAAAGCATGCCGACCCAAGAACTCCTAAAACACCAAAAGGTAAAGAATACCGTCCAGATTATGGAACTCGAGCCGATGAATCAGCTAATGAAGCGCTTGTCTCTCTCCAGTCTCAACTGAAAGTATTGAAGGAGCATAAAACTGTTGCTGATGTGATAAGTGCAGAGCGCAAAAAGCTTTGGGATATGGAAGCTAAAATATCAGTAATAGAAGAAGCAAGGTCAACACGCAAACTCACCAAAGATGAGCAGGCACTATTAGCGAAGAAAGAAAGTGTCCTTGAATCACAAAAGGCATTAGCAGTTGCCGGGGATGCTGTCGAGCTTCAGAAGCAACATAACCGAGAGCTGGATAGACAACTCAAACGAGTAGAAGAAATCAATGCTAGAAGTCGTGCGTTGGATGTTGGGGCTGGTAAATCTGACCGCATGTACCAGCGTGATATCGCTCTTGAGCAAGCTAAATCACCAGCAGAGAAAAAGGCACTAGAGGATTATTACGGAAAAGAGGATTCTCTACGAGCCAATTGGGAAGCTGGGGTTAAAAAGGGGTTCGCAGAATTCCAAGACCAAGCGACGAATGTTTACGGTAACGTGGCTCAAATCAGTCAGTCTTTCTTTCAAGGAATGAGCAACAGCCTTTCAGACTTTGTTATCACAGGTAAAGCGAACTTAGGTGACTTCACTCGTTCATTCTTAGAAATGACCACTAAGATGCTAATGCAAATGGCGATGCTGAATGCAATGAAGGCTGCATTTGGTGGAACGGCAGTCGGTGGTTTCCTAGGGTTCGCTGGCGGCGGGTACACTGGTGATGGAGGCAAGTATGACGCCGCTGGAGTTGTCCATAGAGGTGAGTTCGTATTCGACAAGGACAGCACAGCCAAGCTAGGTAAAGCCAACCTATACCGTCTGATGGACGCTGGTAAGAAAGGCTACGCTTCAGGTGGTTATGTTGGTGGCTCTCAGCCAATGTCAGTTAATCAACCACGAGTTCAGGTTTACGGTGCTCAACCTGCTGGTGGGGTTAACGTGAATGTTAACCTTGGTGGTATTAGTGTTGAGGGAGGCGGTCGGCAACAAGGTTCTATGCAGAACACAGATATGAAAGCTGCTGAGCAGTCATTAACAAATAAGATTAAACGCCTAATGGTCTCCGAAAGTCGTGAAGGCGGCGATTTATACAAGATAATCAAAGCTGTTTCTGGTGGAAGATAAGAGCAGCAATTACATTGAAAATAAGAGGTAGTTATGAATATCGAAACATTACAACGTGAAATTATGAGCTTGAAAGAATCGGCGCTCATCCAGTCCAATCAAATCACCACATTGCAAATGCAGGTCGCCGACATGCAAAAGGTAGCGACCTGTGATGACGGAACTAAAAAAAATATTTTGGCCGCACTGGCTAAATCAGTATCTGATGAAAACAGTGCATTTTATGATGTTATACCGAGAGTTATGACTTCTTAAATTTATTTAGAATAATATTTAAGTGATTGATTTTATATGCATGGTTCTCTTTGTGAATTTGGATATCATCACCACTTTTAACTAGTGTTTCTAGTGTCTCATCAAGTATTTTTCTTACTAAAGATAAATCGTTTTCATCTAAGTATTTAGTGGTAAGGATGCCAAGTATCGTGGCATGAACAATCAATTTATTCTGAATGTCATAAATAATAGGGATGATTGATTCTAATTCATTTCCTGCATCAATCTGATGTTTTTTATCCATGTAAAACCTCACGCCGAAGCTAATCAGCCATCACTTCGGTTAAATTCACTGGGCTGACCTTTAACCATAAACCAAATTTAACTATTTAATATCCTGATATTTGATCATTAGGCTGATTCGTATCGTCTATTTAAGAGGTAATCCATGATTGAAGAATTTAAGTGGCGAACTCAAACGCAAGACGCGCCAACCGGCGAATTCAAACATCGAATAAAAGAGGTTGAATTTGGTGATGGATATAAGCAAGTGGCAGGCGATGGTATTAATACAGAGTCTCAATCATGGCCTATCACCTACACAGGGCATAAATCTGAGGTGATGCCTATTTTTTCCTTTATCCGAACACACACAGCAAAATCATTTATCTGGACACCGCCATTTGGTGATAAAGGGCTGTATCGAGTGAAAGCGGATTCAATCACGCTGAAACCGATTGGTGGTAGCTCTATCACCATATCTGCAACGTTTGAACAGGCATTTAGTGCATGAACATAACATCTGATATTCAAAGGTTAGAGCCGGGCAATAAAGTTCAGTTGATTGAAGTAGACGGCAGTGAATTTGATGGTCCAGTTCTTCGATTCCATGCTTACAACCTACCGCACACGCCAGAAGAAATTGACGCCTCTAGGGGTAACATCAAACCTAAACCTATTTGGTGGCAAGGCAATGAGTACGGTGCGTGGTCTTATGAAGTCGAAGGGATAGCGAAAAATAGCGATGGAAGTCCTGCTAGGCCTATATTGAGAGTGGCTAACATTGATGGGCTCATCTCTTCTCTGTGCTTGCAATTTGATGACATGGCATTAGCAAAAGTCACTATTTATGAAACCTTTGCTCACTATCTTGATGATAAAAATTTCCCAGATGGAAACCCAGCGGCTAACCCTGAAGAGTGTTTTAAACAAGTTTATTACATTGACCGCAAGACTAGTGAAGTCGCCGGGGAATCTGTTGAATTTGAGCTGTCCAGCCCATTCGATTTGCAGGGGATAATGATACCCGTTCGCCAGATACACAACCTCTGCTACTGGTGCATGAAAGGTGATTACCGAAGCGGTCGAGGGTGTAATTATACGGGGAATAAATACTTCGATGAGCGTGGCGAACCTGTCGATGATCCAGCATTAGATAAATGCGGTGGACTCATCGGTGATTGTAAAAAACGCTTTGGTGAAAATGAACCTTTAGATTTTGGAGGGTTCCCTGCGGCGGGATTAATACGATGATCACAATAAAATTAACTGAGGCGATATTTCAGCATGTAAAAGCTGAATATCCCAAAGAGGCGTGTGGCATTATTTGCCAAAAAAGCAGAGTTAAAAAATACTTCCCCTGCCGTAATCTATCCGATAATCCCATTGAACACTTTGAGCTTTCCCCTGAAGACTATGCCAATGCTGAAGATTGGGGCAATCCTATAGCGATAGTGCATAGTCATTGCGGGGATGGCGTGACGTCTCAGCCGAGTGAAATTGATAAGTTACAGTGTGATGCGACAGGGTTGTCGTGGGTAATAGCGTCATGGCCAGAAGGTGATATTCGTACTATTCAGCCTCGCGTAGAACGTGAGTTAGAGGGGCGTCCGTTTGTGTTGGGTCATGCGGATTGCTGGTCGCTCATCATGGATTACTACCGACAAACTCACGGCATAGTGCTGCGTAACTACAGCGTCGAAAATCACTGGTGGGAAGAGGGCGGAAACCTGTACATGGACAACTGGCAGCAAGAGG
The Providencia alcalifaciens DNA segment above includes these coding regions:
- a CDS encoding phage tail tape measure protein — its product is MTDIATISLKADTSDLERGTQKLKEFGSAAEKVNSSTEDLNEQMNKGVSHQKKISDAVKRQRKDFDDLLDSINPTNKAFQKLDEWQAKLASAGKKGLYLSDELSTYNKILDQTRDKLIRVEMSLTAEGQALLAQEAATNRAKQAADDFLNSLKNQTDILGKTRTEILELKAAQMGVSQQAAPMIAKLKEQEKAFMNGSVTIGQYKQAMRQLPMQMTDIVTSLASGMPVWMVMIQQGGQIKDSFGGVGNSLKALTSLITPARVAMLGFSGAAAAVAIAAYQGSKEFGEFNKQIILTGGYAGKTASQLDALARSLSGNGITQHSMADAISKVVGSGSFSGGVVDMVSKTATAMEKAVGQSVDETIKQFQKLKDDPVRAVTELDKSLHFLTATQLEQIMTLQEQGKEQDAAKIAMESYANAMQDRSKQIKDNLGSLESAWEGVKEMASGAWDAMLNIGRERTLDQQIREYEEKLVEFQVNVASKGIHFNNTGQTADDLRYELGILKEKKYQRDIESARENGERLRDEKEKERLRTRDDLQNKYANKKMRREIDYANLESKKWALTKEEYEAYKKEIGRKHADPRTPKTPKGKEYRPDYGTRADESANEALVSLQSQLKVLKEHKTVADVISAERKKLWDMEAKISVIEEARSTRKLTKDEQALLAKKESVLESQKALAVAGDAVELQKQHNRELDRQLKRVEEINARSRALDVGAGKSDRMYQRDIALEQAKSPAEKKALEDYYGKEDSLRANWEAGVKKGFAEFQDQATNVYGNVAQISQSFFQGMSNSLSDFVITGKANLGDFTRSFLEMTTKMLMQMAMLNAMKAAFGGTAVGGFLGFAGGGYTGDGGKYDAAGVVHRGEFVFDKDSTAKLGKANLYRLMDAGKKGYASGGYVGGSQPMSVNQPRVQVYGAQPAGGVNVNVNLGGISVEGGGRQQGSMQNTDMKAAEQSLTNKIKRLMVSESREGGDLYKIIKAVSGGR
- a CDS encoding phage tail protein produces the protein MIEEFKWRTQTQDAPTGEFKHRIKEVEFGDGYKQVAGDGINTESQSWPITYTGHKSEVMPIFSFIRTHTAKSFIWTPPFGDKGLYRVKADSITLKPIGGSSITISATFEQAFSA
- a CDS encoding AAA family ATPase, which translates into the protein MNSLHESYEILRELLATLDDNIKDYNEAQTRFHIIDIVLKQCLNWDGAIEVEKHESNNGFTDFELGNPRKVIVEAKKEGVSFDIPSGKSLKNTIPIKSLIMASDNIKRAMDQVQLYSSSRGVPISIITNGHQYIAFISSRTDGISVQDGKALVFTSLQDILNNFPLFWECLSLQGIDDNKLMRQLTVGDVRLPSKLSNNLIKYPKILYSSELQTSLRQLSEVFIQDIVEDPNLESSFYQQCYCESGRLNQYSLLSKNILNSRYASIFAENEKQPSVQPINDRKKLNLDGAIFADAISRRPIVLVGDVGVGKTSFIKNLIHNSASSEFKKAIYIYIDLGSKATLNTDIKNLILNEICSQLYSKYDVDIEESSFIKRLYVEEIRKFERGIYGEMKESNPVAYKEKLIDKLFMLQSDKNQHTQKSVAFISKEHKKQIIICIDNADQRNFDVQQDAFIISQELSKEWSAIVFLSVRPQTFYKSKHSGALNAYPHKIFTISPPRVDEMISKRLRYAVRLARGEEVSPLNNANVTSENLALFLEVLISSLQKNKEINEFLDNITGGNIRKVIEFVTGFIGSPNIDAEKIIDIQEEQGRYIIPIHEFTKQALLGDYSHYSRETSSSMNVLDLSTPDQKEHFLVPLIISYLSFQGDHLDKNSFCRYTNIIEEFQASGFTPKQVDDALRRTTNRKLIETSLRVTFEEDEDKVLIGDMPDSFRITTIGAYHIKKWLGDFAYLDAMLFDTPILVSSVREAISTNLSSMEIKDRYLRALEFKKYLLQSWKQFIRAPSYFNFEEICEEQSSGFERVKQHLINVKKMKPNELA
- a CDS encoding phage minor tail protein L is translated as MNITSDIQRLEPGNKVQLIEVDGSEFDGPVLRFHAYNLPHTPEEIDASRGNIKPKPIWWQGNEYGAWSYEVEGIAKNSDGSPARPILRVANIDGLISSLCLQFDDMALAKVTIYETFAHYLDDKNFPDGNPAANPEECFKQVYYIDRKTSEVAGESVEFELSSPFDLQGIMIPVRQIHNLCYWCMKGDYRSGRGCNYTGNKYFDERGEPVDDPALDKCGGLIGDCKKRFGENEPLDFGGFPAAGLIR
- a CDS encoding ORF6N domain-containing protein; this translates as MQALQEIIHDGVLVVTSETLAQLYGTQVNNIKVNYSRNANRFIEGKHYFLVQGDELKELKDLPSLRGLVDKHTPKLTLWTERGASRHAKMLETDQAWDYFELLEETYFTSRKNSGLPVNYIEALENLLQSEKEKAVIAAERDHAVETKAWIGHKREATAMDTASKAVREKNALAAKIGESKKHATVLSVEKKLDKKFKWHPLRKWCLENNVTPMEVHDDRYGSVKSWPAEAWKAVHGVELAKLF
- a CDS encoding TIGR04255 family protein, with amino-acid sequence MKKYILKNSPLIMVIFDLRFSAILDEILNNGIGEFKMALYKLGYTMQEETMINSVDASPSKIQGFEFKMDTKKRWDFITINRDAGVVLTDSGLCLRVTNYKSFENFQSEWVKVLKSFLVCFPDAVNAGIKRVGLRYVDVFFPHKGRPYSDLIAEKFLSEHQRNLSNNQDSLHFNIHKQDTKHGVLNSILEERYPINGAFNVFPENLMDPDQLSMTLPPKPFWEENATLGKYAILDIDHAWKCKEQTINLSEENVLDKLTSLHSDSSSLFWDYLSEFADAAWEKHSIS
- a CDS encoding C40 family peptidase, which encodes MITIKLTEAIFQHVKAEYPKEACGIICQKSRVKKYFPCRNLSDNPIEHFELSPEDYANAEDWGNPIAIVHSHCGDGVTSQPSEIDKLQCDATGLSWVIASWPEGDIRTIQPRVERELEGRPFVLGHADCWSLIMDYYRQTHGIVLRNYSVENHWWEEGGNLYMDNWQQEGFVEFSGDLKEGDMVIMQVQADVPNHAGVIVNGMLLHHLYGQLSRIVPYSDYWRDRTVKIVRRKELA